From Solanum lycopersicum chromosome 8, SLM_r2.1, the proteins below share one genomic window:
- the LOC101262740 gene encoding uncharacterized protein: MGYVLRVRFAAFFAGAAVASAGGLYLLHKDYQTAHHAMSHQMNDVYESLNGRISTLERLKEADAAKHVEATE; the protein is encoded by the exons ATGGGGTACGTTTTAAGGGTCAGATTTGCAGCCTTCTTCGCCGGTGCTGCTGTGGCATCGGCCGGCGGTCTCTACCTTCTCCACAAGGATTACCAAACTGCCCATCATGCCATGTCTCACCAG ATGAATGATGTCTATGAATCTCTTAATGGTCGCATTTCTACTTTGGAAAGGCTGAAAGAAGCTGATGCCGCGAAACACGTGGAAGCTACTGAGTAG
- the cel5 gene encoding endo-1,4-beta-glucanase precursor encodes MAHAHANKASLNMLMLCFTLLNLSHNFAFAFTSQDYSNALDKSIRFFEGQRSGKLPANQRLKWRADSGLSDGSGYHVDLVGGYYDAGDNVKFGLPMAFTTTLLAWSVIEFGSSMHSQLNNAKAAIRWSSDYLLKAATASPDTLYVQVGDPNQDHRCWERPEDMDTPRNVYKVSPQNPGSDVAAETAAALAAASIVFKDSDPSYSSSLLRTAQKVFAFADKYRGSYSDSLSSVVCPFYCSYSGYNDELLWGASWLHRASQDSSYLAYIQSNGQTMGANDDDYSFSWDDKRPGTKIILSKDFLEKSSQEFQAYKVHSDNYICSLIPGSPSFQAQYTPGGLLYKGSGSNLQYVTSSSFLLLTYAKYLRSNGGDVSCGSSRFPAERLVELAKKQVDYILGDNPAKISYMVGFGDKYPLRVHHRGSSLPSVHAHPGHIGCNDGFQSLNSGSPNPNVLIGAIVGGPDSRDNFEDDRNNYQQSEPATYINAPLVGALAFLSAPN; translated from the exons ATGGCTCATGCTCATGCTAATAAGGCTTCTTTAAACATGCTCATGCTATGCTTCACCTTACTTAATCTCTCTCATAATTTTGCCTTTGCCTTCACTTCTCAAGACTACTCTAATGCTCTTGACAAATCCATTCGTTTCTTTGAGGGACAGAGATCCGGAAAATTGCCTGCGAATCAACGCCTTAAGTGGAGGGCTGATTCTGGCTTATCTGATGGTTCCGGTTACCAT GTTGATCTAGTAGGAGGATATTATGATGCAGGGGACAATGTTAAGTTTGGATTGCCAATGGCTTTCACCACAACTCTACTAGCATGGAGTGTCATCGAATTTGGGAGCTCCATGCATAGCCAACTTAACAATGCAAAAGCAGCCATTCGTTGGAGTAGCGATTATCTTCTTAAAGCAGCCACAGCTAGCCCCGACACGTTATACGTTCAAGTAGGAGACCCCAACCAAGATCACAGGTGTTGGGAGAGACCTGAGGACATGGATACGCCTCGCAACGTGTACAAAGTGTCCCCTCAAAATCCAGGTTCTGATGTTGCTGCTGAGACTGCTGCTGCATTGGCTGCTGCCTCTATTGTGTTCAAAGATTCTGACCCTTCTTATTCCTCGTCATTATTGCGTACTGCACAAAAG GTGTTTGCTTTTGCAGACAAGTATAGAGGTTCCTATAGTGACAGTCTCAGTTCAGTGGTCTGCCCATTTTACTGCTCTTATTCTGGTTACAAT GATGAACTTCTATGGGGAGCATCATGGCTTCATAGAGCTTCACAAGACTCTTCTTATCTTGCTTATATCCAATCCAATGGTCAAACTATGGGTGCTAATGATGATGACTACTCCTTCAGTTGGGATGACAAGAGACCTGGAACCAAAATTATACTATCAAag GACTTTTTGGAGAAGAGTAGTCAAGAATTCCAAGCATACAAAGTTCACTCAGACAACTATATCTGCTCATTGATTCCAGGCTCACCTAGCTTTCAAGCTCAGTATACCCCAG GAGGACTTTTATACAAAGGAAGTGGAAGTAATCTCCAATACGTGACATCTTCATCGTTTCTCCTATTAACCTATGCCAAATACTTGAGGTCAAATGGAGGGGATGTGTCATGTGGGAGTTCAAGATTTCCTGCAGAGAGGCTCGTTGAGCTTGCAAAGAAACAAGTGGACTACATATTAGGAGATAATCCAGCAAAAATATCGTACATGGTTGGTTTTGGAGACAAGTATCCACTTCGCGTGCACCATAGAGGTTCATCTCTACCATCAGTGCATGCACATCCTGGTCACATTGGCTGCAATGATGGATTCCAGTCTTTGAATTCGGGGTCGCCGAATCCAAACGTTCTCATTGGAGCCATCGTGGGTGGTCCTGATAGTAGAGATAACTTTGAAGATGACAGGAACAATTATCAGCAATCGGAGCCTGCTACATACATTAATGCTCCACTAGTTGGGGCCCTTGCTTTCTTATCCGCACCAAATTAA
- the LOC101262444 gene encoding protein BRANCHLESS TRICHOME, which translates to MRRQENNKSIGILEDHIIPPCICPTWKLYENPFYNSLNNPLPQHKIHRLNLPISARKIASSFWDLTFMDCEVAELKAKVEDERKARKKLETVNKKIARELCEEKKGRQALERVCKQLANHISLDKAEIDGLRKDMEEERKMVRVAEVMREERVQMKLTEAKYLLEDKLLELERLKTEQSKSCNFHDGRNHSKEAENPHIKRGIKGFVEFPKVVRAISSKSRHWSTKLECQKARLLLKQKSPPIPSNALLTTS; encoded by the coding sequence ATGAGAAGGCAAGAAAATAATAAGTCTATTGGCATCTTAGAGGATCACATTATCCCTCCTTGTATATGTCCAACCTGGAAACTATACGAAAACCCTTTCTATAATTCACTAAATAATCCTCTTCCACAGCACAAGATTCATCGACTCAATCTCCCGATATCTGCTAGGAAAATTGCATCATCCTTTTGGGATCTCACCTTTATGGACTGTGAGGTTGCTGAATTGAAGGCCAAGGTAGAAGATGAGCGCAAGGCGCGTAAGAAGTTGGAGACCGTGAACAAGAAGATTGCTAGAGAGCTGTGTGAAGAGAAAAAAGGGAGACAAGCGTTGGAGCGTGTATGCAAACAACTTGCCAATCATATCTCGTTGGATAAAGCAGAGATAGATGGGTTGAGGAAAGACATGGAAGAGGAGAGGAAAATGGTGCGGGTGGCTGAGGTTATGAGGGAGGAAAGAGTTCAAATGAAGCTGACAGAGGCTAAATATTTATTGGAAGACAAGTTGTTGGAACTGGAAAGGTTAAAAACAGAGCAATCCAAGTCTTGTAATTTTCACGATGGAAGAAACCATTCCAAAGAAGCTGAAAATCCACACATCAAACGAGGGATCAAAGGATTTGTGGAATTCCCAAAGGTTGTGAGAGCTATTAGTTCCAAAAGCAGACATTGGAGCACAAAGTTGGAGTGCCAAAAGGCTCGATTATTACTCAAACAAAAGTCTCCTCCTATCCCATCCAATGCTCTTCTAACAACCTCATAA
- the LOC101249846 gene encoding growth-regulating factor 8-like, with amino-acid sequence MEKGENTELLDLKMKTSEVSYPNKRTMFMAPSSHPYFLKETADDGGSGGSGPEKYVGSDVVSSGASNTCARKVPFTASQLQEFQRQFIICKYIMASMPVPPHLLLPLPSPPQSNMDLKFSSGSDPEPWRCKRTDGKKWRCSRDVAPDQKYCERHAHKSKPRSRKPVEIHTNPSPKSNNRHSFQFPTVQPSNDQTRCIEWLGRGDTCGTIPVDDNCNKQLMQSIGFNTRNSPAFQVQHEPKLYPMNFNQYMCNSSSDQALASQLKNEHCNNSIIASLQGRGTTSNAWPKDGISSNGSFTSLTLSMSGWNGGMDDDNKHAQAGIRMLDSERSGDEVLRSQWLNPVSWMSSTAPGGPLGEALCLGNASSLRSPHGYSNSSATSSCSFDSCENGSHGLDFIG; translated from the exons ATGGAAAAGGGAGAAAACACTGAGCTTCTGGATTTGAAGATGAAGACCAGTGAAGTTTCGTACCCTAATAAAAGGACCATGTTCATGGCGCCTTCTTCTCATCCCTACTTTTTGAAAGAGACTGCTGATGATGGAGGAAGCGGCGGTAGTGGGCCCGAAAAATATGTGGGGAGCGATGTTGTGAGCTCAGGGGCGTCAAACACTTGTGCTA GAAAAGTTCCTTTTACAGCCTCCCAATTGCAGGAGTTCCAAAGACAGTTCATAATATGCAAGTACATAATGGCATCTATGCCTGTTCCGCCCCACCTACTCCTTCCTTTGCCATCTCCACCTCAATCTAACA TGGATTTGAAGTTCTCAAGTGGGTCGGATCCAGAACCATGGAGGTGTAAGAGAACAGATGGGAAGAAATGGAGATGCTCAAGAGATGTAGCTCCGGATCAGAAATATTGTGAGCGACATGCCCACAAAAGCAAACCCCGTTCAAGAAAGCCTGTGGAAATTCACACCAATCCTTCTCCAAAATCTAACAACAGACACTCTTTTCAGTTTCCGACTGTGCAGCCTTCCAATGACCAAACCAG GTGTATTGAGTGGTTAGGGAGAGGAGACACATGTGGAACCATCCCTGTCGATGATAATTGTAACAAGCAACTCATGCAGTCAATAGGATTCAACACAAGAAATTCACCTGCATTTCAAGTGCAACATGAACCCAAATTATATCCAATGAACTTTAATCAGTACATGTGTAATAGCAGCAGTGACCAGGCATTGGCAAGTCAGTTAAAGAATGAACACTGTAACAACTCGATAATTGCCTCGTTACAGGGCAGGGGAACAACTAGCAATGCTTGGCCAAAAGATGGTATTAGCAGCAATGGCTCTTTTACTTCGCTAACACTTTCCATGTCTGGTTGGAATGGGGGAATGGATGATGATAACAAACATGCACAAGCGGGCATTCGGATGTTGGATTCTGAGAGAAGTGGCGATGAGGTTTTGAGGTCCCAGTGGCTTAACCCTGTTTCTTGGATGAGTTCAACAGCACCTGGAGGGCCATTGGGTGAAGCGTTGTGTCTTGGAAATGCCTCTAGTTTACGTTCACCTCATGGCTATAGCAATAGCTCTGCAACCAGCAGCTGCAGCTTTGATTCCTGCGAGAACGGTAGTCACGGACTCGACTTCATCGGGTGA